The Ovis aries strain OAR_USU_Benz2616 breed Rambouillet chromosome 6, ARS-UI_Ramb_v3.0, whole genome shotgun sequence genome includes a window with the following:
- the PAICS gene encoding bifunctional phosphoribosylaminoimidazole carboxylase/phosphoribosylaminoimidazole succinocarboxamide synthetase isoform X16: MAAVEVLKIGKKLYEGKTKEVYELLDSPGRVLLQSKDQITAGNAARKNHLEGKAAISNKITSCIFQLLQEAGIKTAFTRKCGETAFIAPKCEMIPIEWVCRRIATGSFLKRNPGVKEGYKFYPPKVEMFFKDDANNDPQWSEEQLIAANFCFAGLVIGQTEVDIMRHATQAIFEILEKSWLPQNCTLVDMKIEFGVDVTTREIVLADVIDNDSWRLWPSGDRSQQKDKQSYRDLKEVTPEGLQMVKKNFEWVAERIELLLKPESQCRVIVLMGSTSDLSHCEKIKKACGTFGIPCELRVTSAHKGPDETLRIKAEYEGDGIPTVFVAVAGRSNGLGPVLSGNTAYPVISCPPLTPDWGAQDVWSSLRLPSGLGCSTILSPEGSAQFAAQIFGLNNHLIWARLRASVLNTWISLKQADKKIREANL; this comes from the exons ATGGCGGCAGTCGAAG TACTGAAGATTGGTAAGAAACTCTATGAGGGTAAAACAAAAGAAGTCTATGAATTGTTGGATAGTCCAGGAAGAGtcctcctgcagtccaaggaccaGATTACAGCAGGAAACGCAGCCAGAAAGAATCACCTTGAAGGAAAAGCTGCAATCTCAAATAAAATTACCAGCTGTATTTTTCAGTTGTTACAAGAAGCAG GTATCAAAACTGCTTTCACCAGAAAATGTGGGGAGACAGCTTTCATTGCACCTAAGTGTGAAATGATTCCAATTGAATGGGTTTGTAGAAGAATAGCAACTGGTTCTTTTCTCAAAAGAAATCCTGGTGTTAAGGAAGGATATAAGTTCTACCCACCTAAAGTGGAGATgttttttaag GATGATGCCAATAATGATCCCCAGTGGTCTGAGGAACAGCTAATTGCTGCAAATTTTTGCTTTGCTGGACTTGTTATAGGACAAACTGAAGTGGATATCATGCGTCATGCTACACAGGCTATTTTTGAAATACTGGAGAAATCCTGGTTGCCCCAGAACTGTACACTAGTTGATATGAAG ATTGAATTTGGTGTTGATGTAACCACCAGAGAAATCGTTCTTGCCGATGTTATTGATAATGATTCCTGGAGACTCTGGCCATCAGGAGATCGAAGCCAGCAAAAAGACAAACAG TCATATCGTGATCTCAAGGAAGTAACTCCTGAAGGGctacagatggtaaagaaaaattTTGAGTGGGTTGCAGAAAGAATAGAG ttgctTCTGAAACCAGAAAGTCAGTGCAGGGTTATAGTATTGATGGGCTCAACCTCTGATCTTAGTCACTGTGAAAAAATTAAGAAGGCTTGTGGAACTTTTGGCATTCCATGTGAACTTAGGGTCACCTCTGCCCATAAAGGACCAGATGAAACTCTGAGGATTAAAGCTGAGTATGAAG GGGATGGCATTCCTACTGTATTTGTGGCAGTGGCAGGCAGAAGCAATGGTTTAGGGCCGGTGTTGTCTGGTAACACTGCATATCCAGTTATCAGCTGTCCTCCTCTCACTCCAGACTGGGGAGCTCAGGATGTGTGGTCTTCTCTTCGATTACCCAGTG GTCTTGGCTGTTCGACCATCCTTTCTCCAGAAGGATCAGCTCAGTTTGCTGCTCAGATATTTGGATTAAATAACCATTTGATCTGGGCCCGACTGCGAGCAAGTGTATTAAATACATGGATTTCCTTGAAGCAGGCTGACAAGAAAATCAGAGAGGCCAATTTATAA
- the PAICS gene encoding bifunctional phosphoribosylaminoimidazole carboxylase/phosphoribosylaminoimidazole succinocarboxamide synthetase isoform X15, whose amino-acid sequence MSLLICFPLNRHYLSPASLPNAAETPRPLRTMAAVEVLKIGKKLYEGKTKEVYELLDSPGRVLLQSKDQITAGNAARKNHLEGKAAISNKITSCIFQLLQEAGIKTAFTRKCGETAFIAPKCEMIPIEWVCRRIATGSFLKRNPGVKEGYKFYPPKVEMFFKDDANNDPQWSEEQLIAANFCFAGLVIGQTEVDIMRHATQAIFEILEKSWLPQNCTLVDMKIEFGVDVTTREIVLADVIDNDSWRLWPSGDRSQQKDKQSYRDLKEVTPEGLQMVKKNFEWVAERIELLLKPESQCRVIVLMGSTSDLSHCEKIKKACGTFGIPCELRVTSAHKGPDETLRIKAEYEGDGIPTVFVAVAGRSNGLGPVLSGNTAYPVISCPPLTPDWGAQDVWSSLRLPSGLGCSTILSPEGSAQFAAQIFGLNNHLIWARLRASVLNTWISLKQADKKIREANL is encoded by the exons ATGTCCCTCCTCATATGCTTTCCTCTAAACCGTCACTACTTG agTCCTGCGTCTCTTCCCAACGCGGCCGAAACCCCCAGACCACTCCGGACAATGGCGGCAGTCGAAG TACTGAAGATTGGTAAGAAACTCTATGAGGGTAAAACAAAAGAAGTCTATGAATTGTTGGATAGTCCAGGAAGAGtcctcctgcagtccaaggaccaGATTACAGCAGGAAACGCAGCCAGAAAGAATCACCTTGAAGGAAAAGCTGCAATCTCAAATAAAATTACCAGCTGTATTTTTCAGTTGTTACAAGAAGCAG GTATCAAAACTGCTTTCACCAGAAAATGTGGGGAGACAGCTTTCATTGCACCTAAGTGTGAAATGATTCCAATTGAATGGGTTTGTAGAAGAATAGCAACTGGTTCTTTTCTCAAAAGAAATCCTGGTGTTAAGGAAGGATATAAGTTCTACCCACCTAAAGTGGAGATgttttttaag GATGATGCCAATAATGATCCCCAGTGGTCTGAGGAACAGCTAATTGCTGCAAATTTTTGCTTTGCTGGACTTGTTATAGGACAAACTGAAGTGGATATCATGCGTCATGCTACACAGGCTATTTTTGAAATACTGGAGAAATCCTGGTTGCCCCAGAACTGTACACTAGTTGATATGAAG ATTGAATTTGGTGTTGATGTAACCACCAGAGAAATCGTTCTTGCCGATGTTATTGATAATGATTCCTGGAGACTCTGGCCATCAGGAGATCGAAGCCAGCAAAAAGACAAACAG TCATATCGTGATCTCAAGGAAGTAACTCCTGAAGGGctacagatggtaaagaaaaattTTGAGTGGGTTGCAGAAAGAATAGAG ttgctTCTGAAACCAGAAAGTCAGTGCAGGGTTATAGTATTGATGGGCTCAACCTCTGATCTTAGTCACTGTGAAAAAATTAAGAAGGCTTGTGGAACTTTTGGCATTCCATGTGAACTTAGGGTCACCTCTGCCCATAAAGGACCAGATGAAACTCTGAGGATTAAAGCTGAGTATGAAG GGGATGGCATTCCTACTGTATTTGTGGCAGTGGCAGGCAGAAGCAATGGTTTAGGGCCGGTGTTGTCTGGTAACACTGCATATCCAGTTATCAGCTGTCCTCCTCTCACTCCAGACTGGGGAGCTCAGGATGTGTGGTCTTCTCTTCGATTACCCAGTG GTCTTGGCTGTTCGACCATCCTTTCTCCAGAAGGATCAGCTCAGTTTGCTGCTCAGATATTTGGATTAAATAACCATTTGATCTGGGCCCGACTGCGAGCAAGTGTATTAAATACATGGATTTCCTTGAAGCAGGCTGACAAGAAAATCAGAGAGGCCAATTTATAA